Part of the Hemibagrus wyckioides isolate EC202008001 linkage group LG09, SWU_Hwy_1.0, whole genome shotgun sequence genome, CGATATCCAGCTTCCCACCTCCATCCTCCATCCACCACACCCTGCAGcgctgcagcacacacacacatgcacacacacacacacacacacacacacaatagagcGCCGAGACTCACACTGATAGGTAGAACATCACTCCCACCtccaggaaataaaagctgctTAGAATATTGtttacaataattataataatagtaatcatATAAATATGGCTACTAAAATTCCTTTTcttcttgttattgttgtttttcttcttcttgtaatagtaataataattaatattattattagcctATTgttattgtcatcatcatcatcatcatcatcatcatcatcatcatcatcatattgaTTCAGATCTGCTAAGCACACTGGCAGCGtgctgatttattattattattattattattattacatttattttaatatcaggCTGGCAGCCAAAAATTTTGGGGGTTCTTCCAAGTGTGCCGCCCCCTTATGTGAAGCAGTCTGGTCCTGCCATCTTTAATCTGTGAATTCAATCAGACTAATATGAGTATTTAATCAATACTGGGTCTTGAGTTTTAACCTGACATAGTTACATATTCATGAAACAGTGGATTGGAGTCCAGTGTCCCAGGACAGGTTTGAGATCCACGGCGAGGATGAAGGCTCAGTGCTTAGTGATTCCCAACAAGGATGTTTTTGTTAAGTACAACATTAACTACAAGTTATGGTGTGTATAGaccacacaaaaaaatacagcaatacTTTTAAAATGTGAATGTTTGGGGGGGAAATGGATCAACTCACTGCATATGTTTAGGTTTTTTGAAAGCATGtaaataagtgaataagtgagtatTAAGCATTGTTacaatatgatgatgatgatgatgatgatgatgacgataatgatgatgataattgcCAACGCTTCTGTTTTCCTCTTCAGTCATATTCTGAATTACAAATACCTCCTTTGTAAATAAGTAATGCACTGTGTGGAGTGTAAAAGCCATTGTTTTGTACCCTAGGTAGTGCTTTTATATGGGTAATAGGTGCTGATTAGGATTCAGACATTAGTTGTGTACGTCCCATCATTCACCCAATAAGAAAAGGCGAAGGCGTGTTTCGGCCAAGGTCCGTGTGGAGAAAGTAAACTGAACCGTGTGTAAAGGGGTATTAGAAACGGAATTTCAAGAGAACCGGTGGATACGATCTGATCATATTTCTCTTCTTCTTGGAAAGCAGACGAGATGCGTAACTTTTTTCTTGGCTTGTTTGTATAGCTGCATCGTTACCAGTAGCGACAGCGCACAGTGACAGTGCATTTAAAGGCACGGTGCGGTGCGCAAAGGGAGTACCGGATGGATAAAGTGTTGTTCATCAGGGATAAACAACTAGGATGTAATTTAGTGTTTCTCTGAAATCTTTATTTGCAGCAGAAAGATGGAACCGAAGCAAGCGAGGCTGCTGTGCATGCTCTGTCTAACTTTCGGCTATTtcgtggtggaggtggtggtgagtCGAGTGACCGGCTCTCTGGCGATGCTGTCCGATTCCTTCCACATGCTGTCGGATGTGATCGCTCTGCTCGTGGCGTTGCTCGCGGTCAGACTCTCTGACCAAACAGCCGCCACGAGCCTCAACACATTCGGCTGGATCCGCGCAGAAGTCATGGGCGCCCTGGTCAATGCCGTGTTTCTCACTGCGCTCTGCTTCACCATCTTACTGGAGGCAGTGGAGCGCTACACGGAGCCGCATGAAATTGAAAACCCGCGGGTTGTGGTGTGGGTTGGAGTGGTCGGGCTTGTTGTAAATGTGCTGGGGCTTCTGCTATTTCATGGTTACGCAGGACACGGACACTCTCACAGCACAAGTGACAAGAGCTATGAGAAATCAGAGACATCAGCAGGGGAGGCTTACGATCTGCTGGTGAAGAGCCAAAGTCCTGGACGAGGTGACCATGTTGTTCATGTTGAAGCAGGTGATTATCCtctaatgattcatttataaaaCATAATTCATTGACTATGGGAAGTTGTAAGATATACAATACGTTTTtgttatttgcttttttaattgtgcattttattttctgataaaCACTATACTTTTCTGATACACAGTTCTCTTCTGATAAACctgttttattcttctgttaaacacttattttactctttaTTAAAAACTCTAATCTTCTGATAAacactttaaataaacatttgactCGACAAACACTACTCTTCTGCTATACTTATTTTACTCTGCTAATAAACTGCTCCCATTTTACTCAGAGTTCAGCTGAATTGCTAATCCCTccttattaaatatataatctattacatggatttattttgtttccaaaGTAGTGCATTTATATGAGGAGTAGTTAATGATTTGGAAGTCGGTCATTAGTCCCCCAGTGGGAAAAGACAGTGGCATTGGTTCACATCTGAATATGAGTAATAATAAGTACTTTTGTGCTTTTTACTATTTTGATTTTTAATTGTGAAATTGACTGCTCTGATATTTTTCAGACGTTGTTTCAAAACATAGCCTGGAAATCCCATTGAATGGAAACATCTCACCAGAGAAGGCGGAGCATGAATTAGATTCATCATCCCAGCTTAACATGCGTGGAGTCTTCTTACATGTGCTGGGTGATGCCCTTGGCTCTGTCATTGTAGTGGTTAATGCCCTCATTTTCACGTTTGTGTGGAGGACATGTGACAGTCAGGAGATGTGTATTAACCCATGTTCCAGTAGCTACTGCTCTGACCACTGGCCTGTGAATACACACTTTATCCACAGAAATGGCACCAGTGCTGTCTCTTTAGCTGGACCGTGCTGGGTGCTCTACCTGGATCCCACACTCTGTGTAATCATGGTGGTCATCTTGCTCTATACTACCTTCCCACTGCTGAAGGAGTCAACCCTCATTCTTCTGCAGTCAGTCCCCAAGCAGATTGACATGCAGAGGCTGGACAAGAAGCTGAGGAGTCTTGAGGGGGTTCTGGCGGTCCATGAACTGCACATTTGGCAGCTGGCTGGGAGTCGAATCATCGCCACGGCACACGTTAAGTGCCATGACCCAGCATCCTACATGGACACTGCCAAACGCATCAAAAGCCTCTTCCATGAAGAAGGCATCCATGCTACCACAGTACAGCCTGAGTTCTCGGATGACAAAGAGCCCGGTGTCTCAGAGTGTGAACTGCCCTGTTACAGTCAGTGCTCCCTAAAGCTCTGCTGTGACACAAGCTGGAAATCTAGATCTGAATCAGTGCTCGTGTGCACAGACAACTCATCCAGTCAAAATACTCCTCAACGATCCACTGCTAGCTGGAATATTCAGCAGAAGCCAGAAGTTCTTCTGCAGATGGAGGTGGAATCCAGTGTCtaggtttaataaaataaagagtatCCAATTTTACAGCAATCTTTGCAACAGGAACAAATCTGTTTATGTTTTAAGTTACGTTTTGGGAATCTCAGATCCCTGATTTACTTCCCCCCGGATGTATGCAAACCTAACTAatcaactacacacaataccTCTTATCTCATAAACCTGTGGTGGCATGGATGCTTTGTCACGATGACAAACATTTCTATAATTGTAATTTTGAGAATGTCATTTGGAGCACTTTATTGGTATTAACTTTTTGCTTATAGTAAAATACTATCCATGTgccttaaagaaataaaaaacagaataattacactatgcattattattttatctttatcatTTAATTAACTTTAGTGTAACAAGTGATTTAAAGGAGGGCATTATTGTAATCCctgttctgaaaaaaaaacaaaaaaaacaaaaaacaatgtcCTCACTATTGGAATGTGTTAACTTAGTGCCAAGATGCCAGGCTATGTAATCTGATTAACAGTTAACTACATCTGTGCCAAACTAAATATTTATATCACTTGCTACTATTGCTTACATGAAAGGTTTTTGTTATTAAGGTCATGAATGTTACATGTTTTAGGGAGTGTCTGACTCTGTAGGACATATTATCCTCTCCACAGCTGTCAAAATACGGCATGTCTCCGATGAACTTTAAGACCAACTACACACGCGTTATTACTGGTTAAAATTGTTTTAAAGGGCTCGAAAATGTCCAATCCCCTTTAGGCTTTCAATGGGTTCTTAAGAAACAACAGTTTGGGGATAGAGTGAGAACATAACTTAATGAGGGCAGCATGATGCAATcaataatgcagtgtatgggGCACTGTGTCAAGAAAACAATAGAGAATAGACCTTATTCAGTTCTCGCACAGTTCTCCAATCAATCCTCAAGGATAAGAGGCCGACTGTGATGTCTTCTATTGTTGACCTTTTTAAGAAACAAATTGATTGGCACTTACAGTAATCAGAGTTGCATTGTCTTGTGTTGTATGGTTGAATGGTAGACAGACATCTACTGATATATGTACTATATGTGAGAAGCATATTTGTTAGCTTTGTCTTACTCCATTGTTAGAGATGATCGTATCAGAATAGTCCTGATTTCAGTCAGGAGAACTTCATACTCCATATTACAATGAAGCTACTGTAATCCATggataaacaaaacaattttataATTTGTTACAATCACATTCCATGCACATTAAGCACACAAGTTCTTTCAAATGGGTCTATAGTACTTCTCTTTcccattttattttgttcaatGATTTAGATTTGCTTTTAGATAAGTGTTCAGTCAGTACCATGTTTTACACTAATCTAATAAAGTATTTATGTCTTAAAATGTACATGTATTTGTTTACTATTCAGGGTGTGGGGCAATCTGCTTGCCTAGGTAAGCAGTGATGGTGAGTAGTTGGAGGGCTTCTTATTGGTCTAGTAGAATGCTTTGTCCTTAgagttatttaaaaagaaaagaaaagacaaaaaaaccctTAACATTGCTTAAAACtgctaacaaaaaacaaacccagaTACACCTTCTATACCTCACAGAGTGAGTACTTAAGGGCATTATCCATCTGCACAATTTGATTTTGGCATTTTCTGCACCCTTACCCCTCCTTTAAAAAAACGAACAAAATACAATCCATTCCTTGATGGATGTTTCAGGTTATTGTCCTGTTGGAACATACATTTTCCACTCTAAAGAGCTTTTTGGTTGACTGGGAAAATTGATTATATTTGATTCTGTCCATGTTGCCCTTAACAACAACAATTTCCAGCTCCTTCAGTTGAAAAGCAACCTCAGAGCATGTTGATACTACAGTGATAAACCTTGATGATAGGAATGGTGTTATCTGAGTGTTGTGCTGTATTTGGTCTGTGCCAAAAAATAAGGCTTAGCTTTTAGATCAAATGtctcaaaatctttttttaaaagcacCCAGATTTTGCCACATGCCTCATATTCCAGGCATGTCTTTATGAAGTGGCTTCCCTCTGTCAACTTTTGCATAGCTGTTTATGAAGAGACGATGATATTGCTGAGATCTTCACAGGTTCAACTATATCAGGCAGTGAGCTCTCAGTGTCATAGCCGTCCTCTTGACTTGTTCTTCTTGCTAGTGCAGTCAATTTGGAAGGATGGCCTGATAGTAGTAGAGTGCGGGTTGTggcatatttttcttttttgttatattGCACATTACAATGTTCCTAAGAAGGTTTAAAGCATTGattatctttttttatataacattttcCATCTTTTTTCTTCTAACAACTTTAATCCCAAAGATTCATGGGCAAGTCCTTGGTCACCATGACAGCAACCCGCCTTATCTGATCTGCCATTTTAGCTGTGAGACTTTTCAAATGTCAAATATATTTACTGTACAACCATACAGTTggatttaaaatgaacaaaggCAAACATCCTTTTTAGCATATTTAGTGTGAGTgctcaaaaagaaaataaattccaATTTTATTTTGACTTTTAATAGCAAGGCTTCCGAACACTTTCTATTACGcagtttttaaagtttttttttaatgattcaaACTAACtcattgaattatttttatctctgtagagtcatttaaaaataagcAGAAAAAGTACATTCTAATATACTTAACTCTTTTTACCCTTTTTtatcataagcatctaaaatttgtaCATAACCTCTTCTAACAGAGGCAAAGTCTATGACCTTAAGGAAACCCCATGAACTATCCCCACATATCCCCAAATATCCCCactcccccaacacacacacccaaccccAAGACTGTTCACCTTTCCAACCTTTCGATATGTTTTGATATCACAAATAGGAGTGGACAAAAAGCATACCCTTGGAGCCACACCCGGAATCTGACAACCTTAAAGGATTTTAACCTAACACTAACTATGCAGTGTAGTGATCTCTGCAGGATCACTAGACTCACACAGAGACCAGATCACACAAAGTAACCCACATACCCTGAACCTCTGCATTACCTCCCACAACAGCTATCAAGATAATAGGCCTTCACCAAACCCACAAAACACGTGTTGACTTTATTGACATTTTCAACTGAGTAAAGAGCTGGACCACTGTTTCACAGCATGAATAGAACCTGCATTGCCCCTCCTGATTTCTAGGTTCAATaatcagataaataaaaaataaataaatagggacCACCATCTTAATTTTCCAGTCCAAGGACA contains:
- the slc30a1b gene encoding proton-coupled zinc antiporter SLC30A1; the encoded protein is MEPKQARLLCMLCLTFGYFVVEVVVSRVTGSLAMLSDSFHMLSDVIALLVALLAVRLSDQTAATSLNTFGWIRAEVMGALVNAVFLTALCFTILLEAVERYTEPHEIENPRVVVWVGVVGLVVNVLGLLLFHGYAGHGHSHSTSDKSYEKSETSAGEAYDLLVKSQSPGRGDHVVHVEADVVSKHSLEIPLNGNISPEKAEHELDSSSQLNMRGVFLHVLGDALGSVIVVVNALIFTFVWRTCDSQEMCINPCSSSYCSDHWPVNTHFIHRNGTSAVSLAGPCWVLYLDPTLCVIMVVILLYTTFPLLKESTLILLQSVPKQIDMQRLDKKLRSLEGVLAVHELHIWQLAGSRIIATAHVKCHDPASYMDTAKRIKSLFHEEGIHATTVQPEFSDDKEPGVSECELPCYSQCSLKLCCDTSWKSRSESVLVCTDNSSSQNTPQRSTASWNIQQKPEVLLQMEVESSV